One genomic window of Hydra vulgaris chromosome 03, alternate assembly HydraT2T_AEP includes the following:
- the LOC100201161 gene encoding extracellular calcium-sensing receptor isoform X1, with the protein MCRNYNIIFSLLLLITKSSADWDWIGCYNESKELYDTENTTVIIGGIFPIHFWDQENKKYVLNKPGLLWVEAMIFAINEINHSSSFLQKTKVGYRIHDSCNDIKKAMKSALELTQGFPPDGKCPCNSSISKVVAVVGDAASATSAKVAAILSSTVTTQISYSATSTDFNAKQAYPSFLRTIPPDNMQALLIVDLIIHNKWTYVSLIACDDEYGRVGFSELLQILKEVEVCIAVQEIYDVKSDVSDLLTIKVIEKIIQEENANVIVLWCQRPEAIRVLKKAESLRLHNKTWIATETYGMSENIYDIDPNVVRGMFGIVPSQVLYEPFETMLKSITPNTVNRNPWIQEYWREKSCDKGSTINCSSINLSELPKSKYAEVIHAVKSIIIGIQSYQKLNNTEPIKPKLLFPYVKNVSFTGLNNLTVSYDEQGNPVVASYSITNLKQIKNRKLKWQVIGSWNDKSRGIVLTSDSEIDYAGGSLKAPVSSCKEICKPGFFAFSFQSSCCWKCVKCANDSIQPKYGKSNCTPCTENKRSNINRTVCIQPENLYMKANSKEGVLLITFSTIGFIFVLLAIWTFYKYKDTFVVKASNRNLTLLQLVSILFILLLPLVYIHKETEVYKCGGQLFYFVCFNSIAISVNFTKADRLLRIFKKSKSGRLTKCSILKTNKVQFLTVAALTFIGIVLSLVSFFSFPVQVSYTQKTLENDKILVVYYCGGYYDSILFLMIGYVSLIALVCGVYAFKARNIPEIYNEARLTSLAMFVFLLSWLIFIPLYLSANGEQQKPEILCFVSFISVICFFLIMYAPKLYIVFFKAKENTRGRFKVKIAEFTKISNEFDRL; encoded by the coding sequence ATGTGTCGGAACTACAATATTATCTTTTCATTGCTACTGTTAATTACTAAATCCTCCGCCGACTGGGACTGGATTGGGTGTTACAATGAATCAAAAGAACTTTACGATACAGAAAATACAACCGTGATAATAGGTGGAATTTTTCCTATACATTTTTGGgatcaagaaaacaaaaaatatgtattaaataagCCAGGGCTTTTATGGGTTGAAGCAATgatttttgcaataaatgaaattaatcaCAGTTCATCTTTTTTACAGAAAACTAAAGTGGGATATCGCATACACGATAGCTGTAATGACATCAAAAAAGCAATGAAATCTGCTCTAGAACTTACGCAGGGATTTCCACCTGATGGCAAGTGTCCGTGCAATTCAAGCATTTCAAAGGTTGTTGCTGTAGTTGGCGATGCAGCTTCTGCAACATCAGCAAAAGTAGCTGCAATATTATCCTCAACAGTAACTACTCAAATAAGCTACTCTGCAACTTCAACTGATTTTAACGCTAAACAAGCTTATCCTTCATTTCTACGTACAATACCTCCGGACAATATGCAAGCATTATTAATTGTTGACTTAATAATTCACAATAAATGGACATATGTTAGTTTAATTGCGTGCGATGATGAATACGGCAGAGTTGGATTTAGTGAACTcttacaaatattaaaagaagTAGAGGTGTGTATTGCAGTTCAAGAAATATATGATGTAAAAAGTGATGTCAGCGATCTATTAACTATAAAAGTTATTGAGAAAATCATTCAAGAAGAAAATGCAAATGTCATTGTCTTGTGGTGTCAGAGACCAGAAGCTATAAGAGTCCTAAAAAAAGCTGAGTCACTGCGTTTACACAATAAAACATGGATAGCAACAGAGACCTATGGAATGAGTGAAAATATTTATGACATTGATCCCAATGTTGTTAGAGGAATGTTTGGAATAGTTCCATCTCAAGTGTTGTATGAACCCTTTGAAACCATGTTAAAATCTATAACACCAAATACTGTGAACAGAAATCCTTGGATTCAAGAGTATTGGAGAGAAAAGAGTTGCGATAAAGGTAGTACGATTAACTGCTCAAGTATAAATTTAAGCGAGCTTCCTAAAAGCAAATATGCAGAAGTAATCCATGCAGTAAAGTCAATTATAATTGGTATACAATCGTATCAGAAGTTAAACAACACAGAACCTATTAAACCTAAATTACTTTTCCcttatgttaaaaatgttagctTTACAGGTTTAAATAATCTAACTGTGTCGTACGACGAACAAGGAAATCCAGTAGTTGCGAGTTATTCTATCACAAacctaaaacaaattaaaaataggaAGTTAAAATGGCAGGTTATTGGTTCCTGGAATGATAAATCAAGAGGTATAGTTTTAACTTCTGATAGCGAAATTGATTATGCTGGGGGCTCATTAAAAGCACCTGTCTCATCTTGCAAAGAAATATGCAAACCtggtttttttgcattttcatttCAGAGTTCATGTTGTTGGAAGTGTGTAAAATGTGCAAATGACAGTATACAACCTAAATACGGAAAAAGTAATTGTACTCCTTGTACtgaaaataaaagatcaaatattaATAGGACAGTTTGCATTCAACCTGAAAATTTGTACATGAAAGCAAACAGCAAAGAAGGTGTCttgttaataacattttcaactattggatttatttttgttttattagctATATGGacgttttataaatacaaagaCACATTTGTCGTTAAAGCTTCAAACCGTAACTTAACTTTATTACAGCTTGTAAGTATCTTGTTCATTTTATTGCTTCCATTAGTTTATATTCACAAAGAGACTGAGGTGTATAAATGCGGTGGTCAACTATTTTACTTTGTATGCTTTAATTCTATTGCTATATctgtaaattttacaaaagcCGACAGACTATTGAGGATATTCAAAAAGAGTAAATCAGGTCGATTAACAAAATgtagcattttaaaaacaaataaagtacAGTTTCTAACTGTTGCCGCTTTAACATTTATAGGTATTGTATTAAGCCTAGTTTCTTTCTTTTCATTTCCAGTCCAAGTAAGTTATACTCAGAAAACACTTGAAAATgacaaaattttagttgtttattacTGTGGCGGATACTAtgattctattttatttttaatgattggtTATGTATCACTAATAGCACTCGTGTGTGGAGTATATGCTTTCAAAGCAAGGAACATCCCAGAAATATACAATGAAGCTCGATTAACTAGCTTAGcgatgtttgtatttttattgtcgTGGCTGATATTTATTCCTTTGTACTTGAGTGCGAATGGTGAACagcaaaaacctgaaattttgtGCTTTGTGTCATTCATTTCtgttatatgtttttttcttatcatGTATGCTCCAAAATTATACATCGTTTTCTttaaagcaaaagaaaatacaagaggaagattcaaagtaaaaatagcAGAATTTACTAAAATTTCCAATGAATTTGACAggctttaa
- the LOC100201161 gene encoding metabotropic glutamate receptor isoform X3 has protein sequence MKSALELTQGFPPDGKCPCNSSISKVVAVVGDAASATSAKVAAILSSTVTTQISYSATSTDFNAKQAYPSFLRTIPPDNMQALLIVDLIIHNKWTYVSLIACDDEYGRVGFSELLQILKEVEVCIAVQEIYDVKSDVSDLLTIKVIEKIIQEENANVIVLWCQRPEAIRVLKKAESLRLHNKTWIATETYGMSENIYDIDPNVVRGMFGIVPSQVLYEPFETMLKSITPNTVNRNPWIQEYWREKSCDKGSTINCSSINLSELPKSKYAEVIHAVKSIIIGIQSYQKLNNTEPIKPKLLFPYVKNVSFTGLNNLTVSYDEQGNPVVASYSITNLKQIKNRKLKWQVIGSWNDKSRGIVLTSDSEIDYAGGSLKAPVSSCKEICKPGFFAFSFQSSCCWKCVKCANDSIQPKYGKSNCTPCTENKRSNINRTVCIQPENLYMKANSKEGVLLITFSTIGFIFVLLAIWTFYKYKDTFVVKASNRNLTLLQLVSILFILLLPLVYIHKETEVYKCGGQLFYFVCFNSIAISVNFTKADRLLRIFKKSKSGRLTKCSILKTNKVQFLTVAALTFIGIVLSLVSFFSFPVQVSYTQKTLENDKILVVYYCGGYYDSILFLMIGYVSLIALVCGVYAFKARNIPEIYNEARLTSLAMFVFLLSWLIFIPLYLSANGEQQKPEILCFVSFISVICFFLIMYAPKLYIVFFKAKENTRGRFKVKIAEFTKISNEFDRL, from the coding sequence ATGAAATCTGCTCTAGAACTTACGCAGGGATTTCCACCTGATGGCAAGTGTCCGTGCAATTCAAGCATTTCAAAGGTTGTTGCTGTAGTTGGCGATGCAGCTTCTGCAACATCAGCAAAAGTAGCTGCAATATTATCCTCAACAGTAACTACTCAAATAAGCTACTCTGCAACTTCAACTGATTTTAACGCTAAACAAGCTTATCCTTCATTTCTACGTACAATACCTCCGGACAATATGCAAGCATTATTAATTGTTGACTTAATAATTCACAATAAATGGACATATGTTAGTTTAATTGCGTGCGATGATGAATACGGCAGAGTTGGATTTAGTGAACTcttacaaatattaaaagaagTAGAGGTGTGTATTGCAGTTCAAGAAATATATGATGTAAAAAGTGATGTCAGCGATCTATTAACTATAAAAGTTATTGAGAAAATCATTCAAGAAGAAAATGCAAATGTCATTGTCTTGTGGTGTCAGAGACCAGAAGCTATAAGAGTCCTAAAAAAAGCTGAGTCACTGCGTTTACACAATAAAACATGGATAGCAACAGAGACCTATGGAATGAGTGAAAATATTTATGACATTGATCCCAATGTTGTTAGAGGAATGTTTGGAATAGTTCCATCTCAAGTGTTGTATGAACCCTTTGAAACCATGTTAAAATCTATAACACCAAATACTGTGAACAGAAATCCTTGGATTCAAGAGTATTGGAGAGAAAAGAGTTGCGATAAAGGTAGTACGATTAACTGCTCAAGTATAAATTTAAGCGAGCTTCCTAAAAGCAAATATGCAGAAGTAATCCATGCAGTAAAGTCAATTATAATTGGTATACAATCGTATCAGAAGTTAAACAACACAGAACCTATTAAACCTAAATTACTTTTCCcttatgttaaaaatgttagctTTACAGGTTTAAATAATCTAACTGTGTCGTACGACGAACAAGGAAATCCAGTAGTTGCGAGTTATTCTATCACAAacctaaaacaaattaaaaataggaAGTTAAAATGGCAGGTTATTGGTTCCTGGAATGATAAATCAAGAGGTATAGTTTTAACTTCTGATAGCGAAATTGATTATGCTGGGGGCTCATTAAAAGCACCTGTCTCATCTTGCAAAGAAATATGCAAACCtggtttttttgcattttcatttCAGAGTTCATGTTGTTGGAAGTGTGTAAAATGTGCAAATGACAGTATACAACCTAAATACGGAAAAAGTAATTGTACTCCTTGTACtgaaaataaaagatcaaatattaATAGGACAGTTTGCATTCAACCTGAAAATTTGTACATGAAAGCAAACAGCAAAGAAGGTGTCttgttaataacattttcaactattggatttatttttgttttattagctATATGGacgttttataaatacaaagaCACATTTGTCGTTAAAGCTTCAAACCGTAACTTAACTTTATTACAGCTTGTAAGTATCTTGTTCATTTTATTGCTTCCATTAGTTTATATTCACAAAGAGACTGAGGTGTATAAATGCGGTGGTCAACTATTTTACTTTGTATGCTTTAATTCTATTGCTATATctgtaaattttacaaaagcCGACAGACTATTGAGGATATTCAAAAAGAGTAAATCAGGTCGATTAACAAAATgtagcattttaaaaacaaataaagtacAGTTTCTAACTGTTGCCGCTTTAACATTTATAGGTATTGTATTAAGCCTAGTTTCTTTCTTTTCATTTCCAGTCCAAGTAAGTTATACTCAGAAAACACTTGAAAATgacaaaattttagttgtttattacTGTGGCGGATACTAtgattctattttatttttaatgattggtTATGTATCACTAATAGCACTCGTGTGTGGAGTATATGCTTTCAAAGCAAGGAACATCCCAGAAATATACAATGAAGCTCGATTAACTAGCTTAGcgatgtttgtatttttattgtcgTGGCTGATATTTATTCCTTTGTACTTGAGTGCGAATGGTGAACagcaaaaacctgaaattttgtGCTTTGTGTCATTCATTTCtgttatatgtttttttcttatcatGTATGCTCCAAAATTATACATCGTTTTCTttaaagcaaaagaaaatacaagaggaagattcaaagtaaaaatagcAGAATTTACTAAAATTTCCAATGAATTTGACAggctttaa
- the LOC100201161 gene encoding extracellular calcium-sensing receptor isoform X4, with translation MCRNYNIIFSLLLLITKSSADWDWIGCYNESKELYDTENTTVIIGGIFPIHFWDQENKKYVLNKPGLLWVEAMIFAINEINHSSSFLQKTKVGYRIHDSCNDIKKAMKSALELTQGFPPDGKCPCNSSISKVVAVVGDAASATSAKVAAILSSTVTTQISYSATSTDFNAKQAYPSFLRTIPPDNMQALLIVDLIIHNKWTYVSLIACDDEYGRVGFSELLQILKEVEVCIAVQEIYDVKSDVSDLLTIKVIEKIIQEENANVIVLWCQRPEAIRVLKKAESLRLHNKTWIATETYGMSENIYDIDPNVVRGMFGIVPSQVLYEPFETMLKSITPNTVNRNPWIQEYWREKSCDKGSTINCSSINLSELPKSKYAEVIHAVKSIIIGIQSYQKLNNTEPIKPKLLFPYVKNVSFTGLNNLTVSYDEQGNPVVASYSITNLKQIKNRKLKWQVIGSWNDKSREFMLLEVCKMCK, from the exons ATGTGTCGGAACTACAATATTATCTTTTCATTGCTACTGTTAATTACTAAATCCTCCGCCGACTGGGACTGGATTGGGTGTTACAATGAATCAAAAGAACTTTACGATACAGAAAATACAACCGTGATAATAGGTGGAATTTTTCCTATACATTTTTGGgatcaagaaaacaaaaaatatgtattaaataagCCAGGGCTTTTATGGGTTGAAGCAATgatttttgcaataaatgaaattaatcaCAGTTCATCTTTTTTACAGAAAACTAAAGTGGGATATCGCATACACGATAGCTGTAATGACATCAAAAAAGCAATGAAATCTGCTCTAGAACTTACGCAGGGATTTCCACCTGATGGCAAGTGTCCGTGCAATTCAAGCATTTCAAAGGTTGTTGCTGTAGTTGGCGATGCAGCTTCTGCAACATCAGCAAAAGTAGCTGCAATATTATCCTCAACAGTAACTACTCAAATAAGCTACTCTGCAACTTCAACTGATTTTAACGCTAAACAAGCTTATCCTTCATTTCTACGTACAATACCTCCGGACAATATGCAAGCATTATTAATTGTTGACTTAATAATTCACAATAAATGGACATATGTTAGTTTAATTGCGTGCGATGATGAATACGGCAGAGTTGGATTTAGTGAACTcttacaaatattaaaagaagTAGAGGTGTGTATTGCAGTTCAAGAAATATATGATGTAAAAAGTGATGTCAGCGATCTATTAACTATAAAAGTTATTGAGAAAATCATTCAAGAAGAAAATGCAAATGTCATTGTCTTGTGGTGTCAGAGACCAGAAGCTATAAGAGTCCTAAAAAAAGCTGAGTCACTGCGTTTACACAATAAAACATGGATAGCAACAGAGACCTATGGAATGAGTGAAAATATTTATGACATTGATCCCAATGTTGTTAGAGGAATGTTTGGAATAGTTCCATCTCAAGTGTTGTATGAACCCTTTGAAACCATGTTAAAATCTATAACACCAAATACTGTGAACAGAAATCCTTGGATTCAAGAGTATTGGAGAGAAAAGAGTTGCGATAAAGGTAGTACGATTAACTGCTCAAGTATAAATTTAAGCGAGCTTCCTAAAAGCAAATATGCAGAAGTAATCCATGCAGTAAAGTCAATTATAATTGGTATACAATCGTATCAGAAGTTAAACAACACAGAACCTATTAAACCTAAATTACTTTTCCcttatgttaaaaatgttagctTTACAGGTTTAAATAATCTAACTGTGTCGTACGACGAACAAGGAAATCCAGTAGTTGCGAGTTATTCTATCACAAacctaaaacaaattaaaaataggaAGTTAAAATGGCAGGTTATTGGTTCCTGGAATGATAAATCAAGAG AGTTCATGTTGTTGGAAGTGTGTAAAATGTGCAAATGA